Proteins encoded in a region of the Takifugu flavidus isolate HTHZ2018 chromosome 10, ASM371156v2, whole genome shotgun sequence genome:
- the LOC130532680 gene encoding sialic acid-binding Ig-like lectin 14 — MAVLTWIILLVLVNTDTGSSVMLRERCMLGFCVSFPEEEIKAEAGLCVVIPCSFSTPFSFTPQNMVWFKCDASKSKCAESDIIFHLNRRKVQDGFRERVSLLEPDLRLENCSIIVNDLTESDSGSYQLRLNGVNYYGNQEGFTFPVRAFVSAKALSQKPTVTVPPLTEGQQGSLTCTAPGLCSGSVLKSPGRGQKEERRSFASQKAYLLRR, encoded by the exons aTGGCAGTTCTCACCTGGATCATTCTGCTTGTCCTTGTGAACACAGACACAG GTTCATCAGTGATGTTGAGGGAAAGATGTATGTTGGGATTCTGTGTCTCTTTCCCTGAAGAGGAGATAAAAGCCGAGGCTGGACTATGCGTTGTGATACCATGTTCTTTCAGCACACCGTTTTCTTTCACACCCCAGAATATGGTTTGGTTCAAATGTGATGCCTCCAAATCAAAGTGTGCTGAATCAGATATCATATTCCATCTGAACAGACGAAAAGTTCAAGACGGGTTCAGAGAACGAGTGTCGCTGCTTGAGCCTGATTTGCGTCTCGAAAACTGCAGCATCATTGTCAATGACTTGACAGAGTCAGACTCTGGATCCTATCAGCTCAGACTCAATGGTGTGAATTATTATGGGAATCAAGAAGGATTTACGTTTCCAGTAAGGGCATTTGTTTCTGCTAAAG CTCTGAGCCAGAAGCCCACAGTGACGGTTCCTCCTCTGACCGAGGGCCAACAGGGCTCGCTGACCTGCACGGCTCCTGGTCTCTGCTCTGGATCTGTCCTAAAATCACCTGGACGTggacagaaggaggaaaggaggagttTCGCTTCACAGAAAGCATATCTGTTGAGAAGATGA